The Burkholderia pyrrocinia genome has a segment encoding these proteins:
- a CDS encoding glycosyltransferase family 2 protein encodes MAEPSLGVALIALNASARLAQCLAALSFADDVVVIDGGSTDDTVAIAQAHGARVIVERDWPGFGPQKNRALDALGTDWILSLDTDEVVSPELAQSIRDAIRAPAAQVYALDRLSSFCGQWIHHSGWYPDWVPRLFRRGTARFSDDLVHERLVFDTAAQRLPGKLLHYSYEDFETVVRKLDAYSTAGARQRRAAGQRGGFGKALARGAWAFVRTYVLRRGFLDGRAGFMIAVFNAETVYYRFLKLGHEPAR; translated from the coding sequence ATGGCTGAACCCTCCCTCGGCGTCGCCCTCATCGCCCTCAACGCGTCCGCGCGGCTCGCCCAGTGCCTCGCGGCGCTGTCGTTCGCCGACGATGTCGTCGTCATCGACGGCGGCAGCACCGACGATACGGTCGCGATCGCACAGGCGCACGGCGCGCGCGTGATCGTCGAGCGCGACTGGCCGGGCTTCGGCCCGCAGAAGAACCGCGCGCTCGACGCGCTCGGCACCGACTGGATCCTGTCGCTCGATACCGACGAAGTCGTCAGCCCGGAACTCGCGCAGTCGATCCGCGACGCGATCCGCGCGCCGGCCGCGCAGGTCTATGCGCTCGACCGGCTGTCGAGCTTCTGCGGCCAGTGGATCCATCACAGCGGCTGGTATCCGGACTGGGTGCCGCGCCTGTTCCGGCGCGGCACCGCGCGCTTCTCGGACGATCTCGTGCACGAGCGTCTCGTGTTCGATACCGCCGCACAGCGCCTGCCCGGCAAGCTGCTGCACTACTCGTACGAAGACTTCGAAACCGTCGTGCGCAAGCTCGACGCGTATTCGACGGCCGGCGCGCGCCAGCGCCGCGCGGCCGGCCAGCGCGGCGGCTTCGGCAAGGCGCTCGCGCGCGGCGCCTGGGCGTTCGTGCGCACCTACGTGCTGCGGCGCGGGTTCCTCGACGGCCGCGCGGGCTTCATGATCGCCGTGTTCAACGCCGAAACCGTGTATTACCGCTTCCTGAAGCTCGGCCACGAACCGGCGCGCTGA
- a CDS encoding glycosyltransferase family 2 protein gives MFSIIIPTWNNLPYLKLVVDSLRRHSAYDHQIIVHVNDGSDGTLDWVRSEGIEHTASPTNIGICHAVNLAAARATRDYVVYMNDDMFCCPGWDRALVRRIEQMPTDLFMLSGTMVEPVDTRNPCVVVSNFGRDAEHFDAAGLVEATPRLARADWLGSTWPPTLVHRDWWNRIGGYSSELSPGMSSDNDFSMKFWDAGCRIFLGVGDSLVYHFQQKSTGKIVKNDGRRQFLNKWGMTQATFDRYYLHRGEPAGTRIALDTPAVAGRLKRALLRSRIKRAFS, from the coding sequence ATGTTCTCCATCATCATCCCGACCTGGAACAACCTGCCGTACCTCAAGCTCGTCGTCGACAGCTTGCGCCGCCACTCCGCGTACGACCACCAGATCATCGTGCACGTGAACGACGGCTCGGACGGCACGCTCGACTGGGTGCGCAGCGAAGGGATCGAGCACACCGCATCGCCGACCAACATCGGCATCTGCCATGCAGTGAACCTGGCCGCCGCGCGCGCGACGCGCGACTACGTCGTCTACATGAACGACGACATGTTCTGCTGTCCCGGCTGGGACAGGGCGCTCGTGCGCCGCATCGAACAGATGCCGACCGACCTCTTCATGCTGTCGGGCACAATGGTGGAGCCGGTCGACACGCGCAACCCGTGCGTCGTCGTCAGCAATTTCGGCCGCGACGCCGAGCATTTCGACGCCGCGGGCCTCGTCGAGGCAACCCCGCGTCTCGCGCGCGCGGACTGGCTCGGGTCGACCTGGCCGCCGACGCTCGTGCACCGCGACTGGTGGAACCGCATCGGCGGCTACAGCAGCGAGCTGTCGCCCGGCATGAGCAGCGACAACGACTTCTCGATGAAATTCTGGGACGCCGGCTGCCGGATCTTCCTCGGCGTCGGCGACAGCCTCGTTTACCACTTCCAGCAGAAGAGCACGGGCAAGATCGTCAAGAACGACGGCCGCCGCCAGTTCCTCAACAAATGGGGCATGACCCAGGCCACGTTCGACCGCTACTACCTGCATCGCGGCGAACCGGCCGGCACGCGCATCGCACTCGACACGCCGGCTGTCGCCGGGCGCCTGAAGCGCGCGCTGCTGCGTTCGCGGATCAAGCGCGCATTCAGCTGA
- the msbA gene encoding lipid A export permease/ATP-binding protein MsbA, producing the protein MDGSGTSPVTVLKRLWPYIRPLIGIVVLAVMTMGVVAATEAGIPALLKPLLDHGFGVHGSDSAKWYVPIAVIGLALVRGVSQYASNYLLNYVSNRILLQLRLEMFQRMLHTGASFFQRETASTVINAIVFEVNQILSVLTGVMVTLVRDSLTVIFLLGYLFYLNWRLTLIVAVILPGIGWLVSKINRRLRRLNREHQTLTNELSYIVEETVGGYKVVKVHNGEAYEMDRFTAMSKRLRGYAMRMTISGGLAQPLTQFLASIALAVVITIAVVQSTNDQTTVGGFVAFVTSMLLVISPLKHLIDVNQPLQRGMTAAELIFGLIDEPAEPQGGGRPLPHARGEIEFRNVSFDYGATERPTLDRISFKVAPGEMIALAGPSGSGKTTLVNLLPRFFDPTDGAIMVDGVAVSDYDLHALRGQMAMVSQDVVLFNDTIAANVAYGQTPDRARVQAALEAANLADAVAAMPDGLDTLVGGNGMRLSGGQRQRLAIARAIYKDAPILILDEATSALDSESERHVQAALERLMEGRTTLVIAHRLSTIERADRILVLEAGKIVEEGSHDELLRHGGLYAHLHRIQYQQQAA; encoded by the coding sequence ATGGACGGCAGCGGCACCTCGCCGGTCACGGTCCTCAAGCGCCTGTGGCCGTACATCCGTCCGCTCATTGGCATCGTGGTGCTCGCCGTGATGACGATGGGCGTCGTCGCGGCCACCGAAGCCGGCATTCCTGCGCTGCTCAAGCCGCTTCTCGACCACGGCTTCGGTGTGCACGGCAGCGACAGCGCGAAATGGTACGTGCCGATCGCGGTGATCGGCCTCGCGCTCGTGCGCGGCGTATCGCAGTACGCATCGAATTACCTGCTCAACTACGTATCGAACCGCATCCTGCTGCAACTGCGGCTCGAGATGTTCCAGCGGATGCTCCACACGGGCGCGTCGTTCTTCCAGCGCGAAACCGCGAGCACGGTGATCAATGCGATCGTGTTCGAGGTCAACCAGATCCTGTCGGTGCTGACGGGCGTGATGGTGACGCTCGTGCGCGATTCGCTGACGGTCATCTTCCTGCTCGGCTACCTGTTCTACCTGAACTGGCGGCTCACGCTGATCGTCGCGGTGATCCTGCCCGGCATCGGCTGGCTCGTCAGCAAGATCAACCGCCGCCTGCGCCGCCTGAACCGCGAGCACCAGACGCTGACCAACGAGCTGTCGTACATCGTCGAGGAGACGGTCGGCGGCTACAAGGTCGTCAAGGTGCACAACGGCGAAGCGTACGAGATGGACCGCTTCACCGCGATGAGCAAGCGCCTGCGCGGCTATGCGATGCGGATGACGATCTCGGGCGGTCTCGCCCAGCCGCTCACGCAGTTCCTTGCGTCGATCGCGCTCGCGGTCGTGATCACGATCGCGGTCGTGCAGTCGACCAACGACCAGACGACGGTCGGCGGCTTCGTCGCGTTCGTCACGTCGATGCTGCTGGTGATCTCGCCGCTCAAGCACCTGATCGACGTCAACCAGCCGCTGCAGCGCGGGATGACGGCCGCCGAACTGATCTTCGGGCTGATCGACGAGCCGGCCGAGCCGCAGGGCGGCGGGCGGCCGCTGCCGCATGCGCGCGGCGAAATCGAGTTCCGCAACGTGTCGTTCGACTATGGCGCGACCGAGCGGCCGACGCTCGACCGCATCTCGTTCAAGGTCGCGCCGGGTGAAATGATCGCGCTCGCGGGCCCGTCCGGCAGCGGCAAGACGACGCTCGTGAACCTGCTGCCGCGCTTCTTCGACCCGACGGACGGCGCGATCATGGTCGACGGCGTGGCGGTTTCCGACTACGACCTCCACGCGCTGCGCGGGCAGATGGCGATGGTCAGCCAGGACGTCGTGCTGTTCAACGACACGATCGCCGCGAACGTCGCATACGGGCAGACGCCCGACCGCGCGCGCGTGCAGGCCGCGCTCGAGGCCGCGAACCTCGCCGATGCGGTCGCCGCGATGCCCGACGGGCTCGACACGCTCGTCGGCGGCAACGGGATGCGGCTGTCCGGCGGCCAGCGCCAGCGGCTCGCGATCGCGCGCGCGATCTACAAGGACGCGCCGATCCTGATCCTCGACGAAGCGACGTCGGCGCTCGATTCGGAATCGGAGCGCCACGTGCAGGCCGCGCTCGAACGGCTGATGGAAGGTCGCACGACGCTCGTGATCGCGCACCGGCTGTCGACGATCGAGCGCGCGGACCGCATCCTCGTGCTCGAGGCCGGCAAGATCGTCGAAGAGGGCAGCCACGACGAACTGCTGCGCCACGGCGGCCTCTACGCGCACCTGCACCGGATCCAGTACCAGCAGCAGGCGGCTTGA
- a CDS encoding FUSC family protein, whose translation MDTIRTLNEARQQIQQSIFDLFKGLTFSERFVQGVLMAIQAVCGACLAYTIGRALHTEQAVWAAVTAIAVTQHNYSDTMSLSRDQFIGAMIGGVLGFAGAALGGDRLVAYALAVALTIVCCWCLNVGSAARLGGVTATIVLLFPGNGPLWDIPLMRLGEVTLGTVCALGVCWAMSRIERRWFRRAAAK comes from the coding sequence ATGGATACGATCAGGACACTCAACGAAGCCCGCCAGCAGATCCAGCAGTCGATCTTCGATCTGTTCAAGGGGCTGACCTTCAGCGAGCGTTTCGTGCAAGGCGTGCTGATGGCCATCCAGGCCGTCTGCGGCGCGTGCCTCGCGTACACGATCGGGCGTGCGCTGCACACCGAGCAGGCCGTGTGGGCGGCGGTCACCGCGATCGCCGTCACGCAGCACAACTACTCGGACACGATGTCGCTGTCCCGCGACCAGTTCATCGGCGCGATGATCGGCGGCGTGCTCGGCTTCGCGGGCGCCGCGCTCGGCGGCGATCGCCTCGTCGCCTATGCGCTCGCGGTCGCGCTCACGATCGTCTGCTGCTGGTGCCTGAACGTCGGCAGCGCGGCACGGCTCGGCGGCGTGACCGCGACGATCGTGCTGCTGTTTCCGGGCAACGGCCCGCTGTGGGACATTCCGCTGATGCGGCTCGGCGAGGTGACGCTCGGTACCGTGTGTGCGCTGGGCGTGTGCTGGGCGATGTCGAGAATCGAGCGGCGCTGGTTCCGCCGCGCGGCGGCAAAGTGA
- a CDS encoding MFS transporter codes for MTIKHSVSVRSLRSLDWLNFFVANVQTGFGPFIASYLASHKWTQGEIGMVLSIGTISAMVSQVPGGAAVDALKNKKGAAAWAIAAIILSAVLLASSPTIVPVIAAEVFHGFASCMLVPAMAAISFSLVGRADLGDRLGRNARWASIGSAVAAGLMGLTGEYFSARAVFWLTAVLALPALFALAMIQPTHEVIPQSSKPDDHGTHDEAGERETLLELLRDRRMLIFAACVVLFHLSNAAMLNLAAGEVTAGMGENVQLVIAACIIVPQAIVAMLSPWVGRSAQRWGRRPILLLGFSALPVRALLFAGVSSPYLLVPVQMLDGISAAVFGVMLPLIAADVAGGKGRYNLCIGLFGLAAGIGATLSTAAAGYVADHFGNAVSFFGLAGAGALAVLLVWLVMPETRVENGDAAADEPAAASPKQAH; via the coding sequence ATGACGATCAAGCATTCCGTCAGCGTACGCAGTCTCCGGTCCCTCGACTGGCTCAACTTCTTCGTTGCAAACGTTCAAACAGGGTTCGGTCCGTTCATCGCGTCCTACCTCGCGTCGCACAAGTGGACGCAGGGCGAGATCGGCATGGTGCTGTCGATCGGCACGATCAGCGCGATGGTCAGCCAGGTGCCGGGCGGCGCGGCCGTCGATGCGCTGAAGAACAAGAAGGGCGCGGCCGCGTGGGCGATCGCGGCCATCATCCTGTCCGCGGTGCTGCTCGCGTCGAGCCCGACGATCGTGCCGGTGATCGCCGCCGAGGTGTTCCACGGTTTCGCGAGCTGCATGCTCGTGCCGGCGATGGCCGCGATCTCGTTCTCGCTCGTCGGCCGCGCGGACCTCGGCGACCGGCTCGGCCGCAACGCACGCTGGGCATCGATCGGCAGCGCGGTCGCAGCGGGCCTGATGGGGCTCACCGGCGAATACTTCTCCGCGCGCGCGGTGTTCTGGCTGACCGCGGTGCTGGCGCTGCCCGCGCTGTTCGCGCTCGCGATGATCCAGCCGACGCACGAGGTGATCCCGCAATCGTCGAAGCCCGACGATCACGGCACTCACGACGAAGCCGGCGAACGCGAAACGCTGCTCGAACTGCTGCGCGACCGCCGGATGCTGATCTTCGCGGCGTGCGTCGTGCTGTTCCACCTGTCGAACGCGGCGATGCTCAACCTCGCGGCCGGCGAAGTCACGGCCGGGATGGGCGAGAACGTGCAGCTCGTGATCGCCGCGTGCATCATCGTGCCGCAGGCGATCGTCGCGATGCTGTCGCCATGGGTCGGCCGCTCCGCGCAACGCTGGGGGCGCCGGCCGATCCTGCTGCTCGGCTTCTCCGCGCTGCCGGTGCGCGCGCTGCTGTTCGCCGGCGTGAGCAGCCCGTACCTGCTCGTGCCGGTACAGATGCTCGACGGCATCAGCGCCGCCGTGTTCGGCGTGATGCTGCCGCTGATCGCGGCCGACGTCGCGGGCGGCAAGGGCCGCTATAACCTGTGTATCGGGCTGTTCGGGCTCGCGGCCGGGATCGGCGCGACGCTCAGCACGGCCGCGGCCGGCTACGTCGCCGATCACTTCGGCAACGCGGTCAGCTTCTTCGGGCTCGCGGGCGCGGGTGCGCTCGCGGTGCTGCTGGTCTGGCTCGTGATGCCCGAAACGCGCGTCGAGAACGGCGACGCAGCGGCCGACGAGCCGGCCGCCGCGTCGCCCAAACAGGCGCACTGA
- a CDS encoding O-antigen ligase family protein gives MLSFSAPATRRLTAARAFAVAALCMVPVSTALTNVFCGLFAVALVISPEFWRDLRSFVTDPASLAALLVLAALAASVAYTVAPHNKAWSWVGKYDKLLLLPFAVLAFRHSNWAPIVRRCWFGTLCVILLLSTTNYLGLTAIGPAHATQLPLSRAWVFKNHIAAGMFGALLFYQAADLALAARTTLWRAAYAGVAAWSLVNVFVMLQGRTGQVIALLLILVVAVRFVLLLRRQSALRAGLAAGVLVLSGVALVVAACTVHDGRLVKVVSEVQQYRQSDAATSTGLRLEWYKKGLELYRQRPVIGYGAGGLEFEFEKLTAGKTAAEGQLTSNPHNEYLLMAVQLGSLGVLLFVNLIVQIARGSRTLDPRSRHLLLAWLAIFTIGSLANSLLLDFAEGHLIVLLAGILLGCGERSEALPRETSAIRRSA, from the coding sequence ATGCTTTCGTTTTCCGCTCCCGCCACGCGGCGCCTGACCGCTGCCCGCGCATTCGCCGTCGCCGCGCTCTGCATGGTGCCGGTCTCGACCGCGCTGACCAACGTCTTCTGCGGGCTGTTCGCCGTCGCGCTCGTGATCTCCCCCGAATTCTGGCGCGATCTTCGCTCGTTCGTGACCGACCCGGCTTCGCTCGCGGCGCTGCTGGTCCTCGCCGCGCTGGCCGCCAGCGTCGCGTATACGGTCGCACCGCACAACAAGGCGTGGAGCTGGGTCGGCAAGTATGACAAGCTGCTGCTGCTGCCCTTCGCCGTGCTCGCGTTCCGTCATTCGAACTGGGCGCCGATCGTGCGGCGCTGCTGGTTCGGCACGCTGTGCGTGATCCTGCTGCTGTCGACGACCAACTATCTCGGGCTGACCGCGATCGGGCCCGCGCACGCGACCCAACTGCCGCTGTCGCGCGCGTGGGTGTTCAAGAACCACATCGCCGCCGGCATGTTCGGCGCGCTGCTGTTCTACCAGGCGGCCGATCTGGCCCTGGCGGCCCGCACGACGCTGTGGCGCGCCGCCTATGCGGGGGTTGCCGCGTGGTCGCTCGTCAACGTGTTCGTGATGCTGCAGGGGCGCACGGGGCAGGTCATCGCGCTGCTGCTGATCCTCGTCGTCGCCGTGCGTTTCGTGCTGTTGCTGCGCCGGCAATCGGCGCTGCGCGCGGGGCTCGCCGCCGGCGTGCTCGTGCTGTCCGGTGTCGCGCTCGTCGTCGCCGCGTGCACGGTTCACGACGGCCGGCTCGTGAAAGTCGTGTCGGAAGTGCAGCAATACCGGCAGAGCGATGCGGCCACGTCGACCGGGCTGCGCCTCGAGTGGTACAAGAAGGGGCTCGAGCTGTATCGCCAGCGCCCCGTGATCGGCTACGGCGCGGGCGGCCTCGAGTTCGAATTCGAGAAGCTCACGGCCGGCAAGACGGCCGCCGAGGGCCAGCTCACGTCGAACCCGCACAACGAATACCTGCTGATGGCCGTGCAACTCGGCTCGCTCGGCGTACTGCTGTTCGTCAACCTGATCGTGCAGATCGCGCGCGGCAGCCGCACGCTCGATCCGCGCTCGCGGCACTTGCTGCTCGCATGGCTCGCGATCTTCACGATCGGCAGTCTCGCGAATTCGCTGCTGCTCGACTTCGCGGAAGGGCACCTGATCGTGCTGCTGGCAGGCATCCTGCTCGGTTGCGGCGAGCGCAGCGAGGCGCTGCCGCGCGAGACGTCGGCGATCCGGCGCAGCGCGTAA
- a CDS encoding RcnB family protein → MKKMHSMMLAALIAAGCAAPAAMAQDHDNYDKHDNHGGHGMHRGHGPKHMPPGQAMHREDDVPPRWADQPRRDWHKGDRLPDEFRDRQYVIDDWRGYHLSPPPRGYQWVGVGGDHLLVQIGSGIVLQIGQ, encoded by the coding sequence ATGAAGAAGATGCACAGCATGATGCTGGCCGCGCTGATCGCGGCAGGTTGCGCCGCGCCGGCCGCGATGGCGCAGGATCACGACAACTACGACAAGCACGATAACCACGGTGGTCACGGCATGCACCGCGGCCACGGCCCGAAACACATGCCGCCCGGCCAGGCGATGCACCGCGAGGACGACGTGCCGCCGCGCTGGGCTGACCAGCCGCGCCGCGACTGGCACAAGGGCGACCGGTTGCCCGACGAATTCCGCGACCGCCAGTACGTGATCGACGACTGGCGCGGCTACCATCTGAGCCCGCCGCCGCGCGGTTATCAGTGGGTCGGCGTGGGCGGCGATCACCTGCTCGTGCAGATCGGCTCGGGCATCGTGCTGCAGATCGGCCAGTAA
- a CDS encoding glycosyltransferase family 9 protein gives MANRNPTGRILVIRIDFLGDMLCTTAFLRALKERWPGAELHVVANRYNAAALAGNPDVHAIHTYVYSRQCERNDRPGRMRAFFDRLRLVRRLRRLRFDLVVVPNGGMHRSSMQFARQLRAKDCRWHDAETEFDDRKPEHVAQRPMCHEALSGFRLVPELGRADLDRIELSVHPDRALQDAWYRLLGERTKPRVGLFVSNKAAERRWPADRWRDLGERLAPFADVIVFRDPAIGKSAEDDAWRDVSARHVAPSSVADLVAAASLLDAIVSADSAPVHLASALGVPVAALFEDRPEKYLRWHPLGVPHVILRAGATVDAIGVDAVERAVRHLLPQAGHCDAPVADAERARPAVAATPAIPTIAS, from the coding sequence ATGGCCAACAGGAACCCGACCGGGCGGATCCTCGTGATCCGGATTGATTTTCTGGGCGACATGCTGTGCACGACGGCGTTCCTTCGTGCGCTGAAGGAGCGCTGGCCCGGCGCGGAGCTGCATGTGGTCGCGAACCGCTACAACGCGGCCGCGCTGGCCGGAAACCCGGACGTGCACGCGATCCACACGTACGTGTACAGCCGTCAATGCGAACGCAACGACCGTCCCGGGCGGATGCGCGCGTTCTTCGACCGGCTGCGGCTCGTGCGCCGCCTGCGTCGGCTGCGGTTCGACCTCGTGGTCGTGCCGAACGGCGGCATGCATCGCAGCAGCATGCAGTTCGCGCGCCAGCTCCGCGCGAAGGATTGCCGCTGGCACGATGCCGAGACCGAATTCGACGATCGCAAGCCCGAACATGTCGCGCAGCGGCCGATGTGCCATGAGGCGCTGTCGGGGTTCCGGCTCGTGCCCGAACTCGGTCGCGCCGATCTCGACCGCATCGAGCTGTCGGTTCATCCGGACCGCGCGCTGCAGGATGCGTGGTATCGCCTGCTCGGGGAGCGCACGAAGCCGCGCGTCGGACTGTTCGTGTCGAACAAGGCGGCCGAGCGCCGCTGGCCCGCGGACCGCTGGCGCGACCTCGGCGAGCGGCTCGCGCCGTTCGCCGACGTGATCGTGTTCCGCGATCCGGCCATCGGCAAATCTGCCGAGGACGATGCGTGGCGCGACGTGAGCGCGCGCCATGTCGCGCCGTCGTCGGTTGCCGATCTGGTGGCCGCTGCGAGCCTGCTCGACGCAATCGTGTCGGCAGACAGCGCCCCCGTGCATCTCGCGTCGGCGCTTGGCGTGCCCGTCGCCGCACTGTTCGAGGATCGTCCCGAGAAATACCTGCGCTGGCATCCGCTCGGCGTGCCGCACGTGATCCTGCGCGCCGGCGCGACCGTCGATGCGATCGGCGTCGATGCTGTCGAGCGCGCCGTGCGCCATCTGCTGCCGCAGGCCGGGCATTGCGACGCGCCGGTGGCCGATGCGGAACGCGCGCGGCCGGCGGTCGCTGCGACACCCGCGATCCCGACCATCGCTTCGTAG
- a CDS encoding glycosyltransferase family 9 protein, with protein sequence MALFSSARPPRTILVAAPRRIGDVLLTTPLVRSLKARWPDAQIDMLVFRGTEGVLEHNPDVRRVIVVAQRAGFRERLRDALSMWRRYDLACAALSSDRPRFYSWFAGRKRVGLVDPNRVTWLTRMMLNGIAINHHESAHTVVSTLALAPVIGIEPVSEVVAPGIGDDPARRARFDAWLAASPAIRDGKPLVVLHPYPMFRYKQWRLEGWVEMIRWLREHGFAVALSGGPADREREYAEQVAAEAGGDVLNLVGRLTFGESAELVRRARLFIGPDTGATHVAAATGTDTIALFGPSDPVRWGPWPQHWPATENPWALRGSGRHGNVWLLQGEGDCVPCRHEGCERKVDSRSDCLANLGAQRVKAAAAEMLGLTPPGLADAVVDTSRLHRAGSD encoded by the coding sequence GTGGCCCTGTTTTCCTCCGCCCGCCCGCCCAGAACCATCCTCGTTGCCGCGCCGCGCCGTATCGGCGACGTGCTGCTGACGACACCGCTCGTGCGTTCGCTGAAGGCCCGCTGGCCCGATGCGCAGATCGACATGCTGGTGTTTCGCGGCACCGAGGGCGTGCTCGAGCACAATCCGGACGTTCGCCGCGTGATCGTCGTCGCGCAGCGCGCGGGATTCCGCGAGCGGCTGCGCGACGCGCTGTCGATGTGGCGTCGCTACGATCTCGCGTGCGCGGCGCTGAGTTCCGATCGGCCGCGTTTCTATAGCTGGTTCGCGGGCCGCAAACGGGTCGGCCTCGTCGATCCGAACCGTGTCACGTGGCTTACGCGGATGATGCTGAACGGGATCGCGATCAATCACCACGAATCCGCGCATACGGTCGTCAGCACGCTCGCGCTCGCCCCCGTGATCGGCATCGAGCCGGTGTCCGAGGTCGTCGCGCCCGGTATCGGCGACGATCCCGCGCGGCGCGCGCGCTTCGACGCATGGCTCGCGGCGTCGCCGGCGATCCGCGACGGCAAGCCGCTGGTCGTCCTGCATCCGTATCCGATGTTCCGATACAAGCAATGGCGGCTCGAGGGCTGGGTCGAGATGATCCGCTGGCTGCGCGAGCACGGCTTCGCGGTCGCGTTGTCGGGCGGTCCGGCCGATCGCGAACGCGAGTATGCGGAGCAGGTCGCGGCCGAGGCGGGCGGCGACGTGCTGAACCTGGTCGGCCGCCTCACGTTCGGCGAAAGCGCGGAGCTCGTGCGGCGCGCGCGCCTCTTCATCGGGCCGGACACCGGCGCGACGCACGTCGCGGCTGCAACGGGCACCGACACGATCGCGCTGTTCGGCCCGTCCGACCCCGTGCGCTGGGGGCCGTGGCCGCAGCACTGGCCCGCGACCGAGAATCCGTGGGCGCTGCGCGGCTCGGGGCGGCACGGGAACGTGTGGCTGTTGCAGGGGGAGGGCGATTGCGTGCCGTGCCGGCACGAGGGCTGCGAGCGCAAGGTCGACAGCCGCAGCGATTGCCTCGCCAATCTCGGCGCGCAGCGCGTGAAAGCCGCGGCGGCCGAGATGCTCGGGCTGACTCCGCCGGGCCTGGCCGACGCCGTTGTCGACACGTCGCGACTGCATCGCGCCGGATCGGACTGA